In Bdellovibrionales bacterium, the following proteins share a genomic window:
- a CDS encoding tetratricopeptide repeat protein, which yields MMKKYISGLVVLVVALQVNAKITDKKKMADMTLKKLSESVPTARPILQEQTRPRDMSVVKPPRSSRLFLYDDDPLRVEYNKLVDEEIKKLYTLSSKYKTSRNRGEIWLRLAERYVEKGNILDMKVQDDYDKRMKKWEETKKGAKPVLPKTNPGKPLFAKAIQLYEYFIRDFPKDPKVAQALYFLGYSNFEIGNEKKGEAYYKELTQRFPSSAYVDESHFALGEYYFEKENWNEALENYGRLVQKKTARLHLFSLYKTAWCFYRMGRYPAAVDTLERVIRSDGGGGEAAEGTREVNKLRLREEAIKDYVAFYSQTGKFKEAEDDFNKATRSEKKTVELLDALAYRYSYSGNIPASTYLFKKLITMAPEAEKAAKYQYQIVQDNLNVNNLKAFKIELAEWIQNYGPASSWASANSDKKEMLKETFALQETTLRNHTLRLHATAVSVKSEFSQQTASDSYKMYLHFFKDSPKHSEMRFFYGELLFDMRAYEKAAQQYQWLAENDKKSPYYEKSVINNVLSLEKLLPKDAEMENRRNKAKDKLTKIPYAPEVKKFEQASLLYLQAFPKGDKADEIKKRLGALYYVHNDFEPALGVFRGIIKENPNSKDVPVAAEYILDIHNIRNDIDTFQKEGNELLKNPTIAKSPVGKEIRDNLNKAKFLVADSLSKNGKNYEAAKAFESFAKTQPNSPQVVSAMFNAAVNYEKAGSGAESVRMYENVLAVPGKENEGLRQDVKNSLAEIYKKTGQLEKAALMYEQFGRGITGTKAKNALNNASILWVALGRTEKAMSTFSALDKMSTDKEKNEYIYERAEMFHRQKDYGKAMTYYDQFLRLGWRDTLRSLKATHTIAETYAKRGQTALAKQWYEKTVGLFKERGSKTGAKFAGQAKFWLARRSLDEMRAIRLGTAEKTIVNAFANMKALQKTLIKDLAEVIKIDYGPSIVAALAAEAESYEVIANAFKNSPVPREYSNAEQAKQFKQLAQQEGDGFLQKAKGAYKAAFEKGLAIEAFGDPLLSSARNYHRLAPGESKMAGEMASIGSLVDKAGL from the coding sequence ATGATGAAAAAGTATATTTCGGGATTAGTGGTATTAGTGGTCGCATTGCAAGTGAATGCGAAAATTACTGATAAGAAAAAGATGGCCGACATGACGCTTAAGAAACTAAGCGAATCGGTGCCGACAGCACGGCCTATTCTTCAGGAGCAAACGCGACCGCGAGATATGAGCGTGGTCAAGCCGCCTCGATCCAGCCGCTTATTCCTTTATGATGATGATCCTCTTCGAGTGGAATATAACAAACTCGTTGATGAAGAAATTAAAAAACTTTACACCCTTTCATCGAAGTACAAGACCAGCCGTAACCGTGGAGAGATCTGGTTAAGGCTGGCTGAGCGGTATGTGGAAAAAGGTAATATCTTGGATATGAAGGTTCAAGATGATTACGATAAAAGAATGAAGAAATGGGAAGAGACAAAAAAAGGTGCCAAGCCTGTTCTTCCTAAAACAAATCCAGGAAAGCCTCTGTTTGCGAAAGCCATTCAGCTTTATGAATATTTTATTCGCGACTTCCCAAAAGATCCGAAAGTGGCTCAGGCTCTTTATTTCTTAGGGTATAGCAATTTCGAGATAGGAAATGAAAAAAAAGGGGAAGCTTATTATAAAGAGCTGACTCAACGTTTTCCTAGCAGTGCCTATGTGGATGAGTCTCACTTTGCTCTCGGGGAGTATTACTTCGAAAAGGAAAATTGGAACGAAGCTTTAGAGAACTACGGACGTTTGGTGCAAAAGAAAACGGCACGCCTCCATTTATTCTCTCTCTACAAGACAGCTTGGTGTTTCTACAGAATGGGCAGATATCCTGCGGCGGTGGACACTCTTGAGCGGGTCATTCGATCTGACGGTGGTGGTGGAGAGGCCGCCGAAGGAACTCGTGAGGTGAATAAACTTCGTCTTCGTGAAGAGGCCATCAAAGACTACGTTGCCTTTTACTCGCAAACTGGAAAGTTTAAAGAGGCCGAGGATGACTTTAATAAGGCCACTCGTAGCGAAAAGAAAACGGTGGAATTGTTAGATGCTCTTGCTTATCGCTATAGCTACTCGGGGAATATTCCAGCGTCGACCTATTTGTTTAAAAAGTTAATCACGATGGCGCCGGAAGCGGAAAAAGCGGCTAAGTATCAATATCAGATCGTTCAAGACAACCTAAACGTGAACAATCTTAAAGCCTTCAAGATTGAATTGGCTGAGTGGATTCAAAATTATGGGCCGGCAAGCTCCTGGGCTTCGGCAAATTCCGACAAGAAAGAGATGCTCAAGGAAACGTTTGCCCTTCAAGAAACGACTTTGAGAAACCATACTTTAAGATTGCACGCCACAGCGGTGAGCGTGAAGTCTGAGTTCTCTCAGCAGACGGCGTCTGATTCTTATAAGATGTATTTGCACTTCTTTAAAGATTCTCCAAAGCATTCGGAAATGCGATTCTTTTATGGGGAACTTTTATTTGATATGCGTGCTTACGAAAAAGCAGCTCAGCAATACCAGTGGCTGGCAGAAAATGATAAAAAGAGCCCTTACTACGAAAAGTCTGTAATCAACAACGTCCTTTCTCTTGAGAAACTTCTTCCTAAAGATGCAGAGATGGAAAATCGTCGAAATAAGGCCAAGGATAAGTTGACGAAAATTCCATATGCTCCGGAGGTGAAGAAGTTCGAGCAGGCTTCGTTACTCTATCTTCAAGCTTTTCCTAAGGGCGACAAAGCCGACGAGATTAAAAAACGTTTAGGCGCACTTTATTATGTTCATAATGATTTTGAGCCAGCCTTGGGCGTTTTCCGTGGAATTATTAAGGAGAACCCGAATTCGAAAGATGTTCCGGTGGCCGCCGAGTATATCTTGGATATACATAATATTCGTAACGATATCGACACCTTCCAAAAAGAAGGTAATGAGTTACTTAAGAATCCTACGATTGCAAAATCTCCCGTTGGGAAAGAGATTCGCGACAATTTAAATAAAGCCAAATTCCTAGTTGCCGACAGTCTTTCAAAGAACGGTAAAAATTACGAGGCGGCGAAAGCTTTCGAAAGTTTTGCCAAGACTCAACCGAACTCACCTCAAGTCGTTTCGGCGATGTTCAATGCAGCCGTGAATTACGAAAAGGCGGGAAGCGGAGCTGAATCTGTTCGCATGTACGAAAACGTTTTGGCGGTGCCAGGAAAAGAAAACGAAGGACTCCGTCAGGATGTTAAGAATAGCTTAGCCGAAATTTATAAGAAAACCGGTCAGCTTGAAAAAGCGGCGTTGATGTATGAACAGTTCGGTCGTGGCATTACGGGAACTAAAGCTAAGAATGCTCTGAATAATGCTTCGATCCTGTGGGTGGCTCTCGGTCGCACCGAAAAGGCGATGTCTACCTTTTCCGCGCTCGATAAGATGTCTACGGATAAAGAAAAGAACGAGTACATCTACGAAAGAGCGGAGATGTTCCATCGCCAAAAGGATTACGGCAAGGCAATGACCTATTATGATCAATTCTTGCGCCTAGGTTGGAGAGATACCCTAAGAAGTCTTAAGGCGACTCACACCATCGCTGAGACCTATGCGAAACGCGGGCAAACTGCCCTCGCCAAACAGTGGTATGAAAAAACTGTGGGCTTATTTAAAGAGCGTGGCAGTAAAACTGGTGCCAAATTTGCGGGTCAAGCGAAGTTCTGGCTCGCTCGTCGCTCGTTGGATGAGATGAGAGCGATTCGCCTTGGAACTGCGGAAAAAACAATTGTGAATGCTTTTGCCAACATGAAGGCATTGCAAAAAACTTTGATCAAGGACCTCGCCGAAGTGATCAAAATTGATTATGGTCCTTCCATCGTTGCAGCTCTTGCTGCGGAGGCGGAATCCTACGAGGTTATTGCAAACGCGTTTAAAAATAGCCCGGTCCCCAGAGAGTACAGTAATGCCGAGCAAGCGAAGCAGTTTAAGCAATTGGCTCAGCAAGAGGGTGATGGATTTTTACAAAAAGCAAAAGGGGCCTACAAGGCGGCTTTTGAAAAAGGATTGGCCATCGAAGCGTTTGGCGATCCACTTTTAAGTTCTGCACGAAATTATCACAGATTGGCTCCTGGTGAGTCGAAGATGGCGGGCGAGATGGCCAGTATTGGTTCGCTCGTGGATAAGGCTGGATTATGA